The following are from one region of the Natronosporangium hydrolyticum genome:
- a CDS encoding adenine phosphoribosyltransferase — protein MAEESGAVTDREHVAKLVASRIVDVPDFPQPGVVFKDISPLLADPAGFRAVVDAIVTEQRATGFEVVAGIEARGFVLAAAVAYAAEVGVVAVRKAGKLPRATFAASYSLEYGEATLEVHRDAFLPGQRVLVVDDVLATGGTARATLDLVEQAGGAVSGLTVLLELGFLAGRAKVDGYPVHALLTV, from the coding sequence GTGGCTGAGGAATCGGGTGCGGTGACCGACCGGGAGCACGTCGCAAAACTGGTCGCGAGCCGGATCGTCGACGTGCCGGACTTTCCTCAGCCTGGCGTGGTGTTCAAGGACATCAGCCCGCTGCTCGCGGACCCGGCCGGGTTCCGCGCGGTGGTCGACGCCATCGTCACCGAGCAGCGGGCGACCGGCTTCGAGGTGGTCGCCGGCATCGAGGCCCGCGGGTTCGTCCTCGCCGCGGCGGTCGCCTACGCCGCCGAGGTGGGGGTGGTCGCGGTGCGCAAGGCTGGCAAGCTTCCCCGGGCGACGTTCGCCGCCAGCTACTCCCTGGAGTACGGCGAAGCCACCCTTGAGGTGCACCGGGACGCCTTCCTGCCGGGTCAGCGGGTGCTCGTCGTCGACGACGTGCTCGCCACCGGCGGCACCGCCCGCGCCACGCTCGATCTGGTCGAGCAGGCGGGCGGTGCGGTCAGCGGCCTCACCGTCCTGCTGGAGCTGGGTTTCCTGGCCGGCAGGGCAAAGGTCGACGGCTACCCGGTGCATGCCCTGCTGACCGTTTAG
- a CDS encoding RelA/SpoT family protein, whose product MSHDVAPGGTTTPARSTESADQQGGGADAARPAAADSDSAAADSAAAADLSVDQSAPVSPPPERPVAPDEVPPVLPGAPTHPSSFGFATAPTGRRVRARLARFNTPWQSAQLSEVLEPLVAEHKKSHPKADVQLLQRAFDVASRWHSGQHRKSGDPYITHPLAVSWILAGIGMDTTTLAAALLHDTIEDTAYGLDQMRHDFGEEVALLVDGVTKLDAVKLGDAAKAETIRKMVVAMAKDPRVLVIKLADRLHNMRTLTFLPRPKQEQKAKEVLEILAPLAHRLGLNTLKWELEDLAFGTLFPKRFEEINRLIAEHQPQRDSMLRQVTKKIQVDLKGAKIKAEVTGRPKHLYSIYQKMIVQGRDFSDIYDLVGVRILVDTVRDCYAALGVIHANWQPVPGRFKDYIAMPKFNMYQSLHTTVIGPTGRPVEMQIRTEAMHRTAEFGIAAHWKYKEVKRVVVGPPAHIDDMTWLRQLLDWQREAADASEFLDALRYDLSSQEVFVFTPKGEVIPLPAGSTPVDFAYAVHTEVGHRCIGARVNQKLVPLESNLSNGDVIEIFTSKSETAGPSRDWMGFVKSPRAKTKIRQYFNKERREEAIEAGKAAIAKSMRKQGLPLQRLLTSEALLTIARERSLQDVTALYAAVGENQLSAQAVVQRLVAGYGGEEGAVEDIAETHVPTQPPRSRGGHDPGVEVAGVSDVWIKLARCCTPMPGDIVFGFVTRTGGVSVHRDDCTNSEELKLQADRIVEVSWKPTSASMFLAAIQVEALDRHKLLADVTQALSDERVNILSATVATTRDRVAISRFTFEMADPKHLGHLLAGVKKVDGVYDAYRVTS is encoded by the coding sequence GTGTCCCACGACGTCGCACCGGGTGGCACTACCACCCCGGCACGCTCGACCGAATCCGCCGACCAGCAGGGTGGCGGGGCAGACGCCGCGCGTCCTGCCGCCGCCGACTCCGACTCCGCTGCCGCCGATTCCGCTGCTGCCGCCGATCTGAGCGTCGACCAGTCCGCCCCGGTCTCGCCGCCGCCAGAGCGCCCGGTGGCCCCAGATGAGGTCCCCCCGGTGCTGCCCGGAGCGCCGACCCACCCGTCGTCGTTCGGGTTCGCCACCGCACCCACCGGCCGGCGGGTGCGGGCCCGACTTGCGAGGTTCAACACCCCGTGGCAGAGCGCCCAGCTCAGCGAGGTGCTCGAGCCGCTGGTGGCCGAGCACAAAAAGAGCCACCCCAAGGCCGACGTGCAGCTGTTGCAGCGCGCGTTCGACGTGGCCTCCCGCTGGCACAGCGGGCAGCACCGCAAGTCCGGAGACCCCTACATCACCCACCCGCTGGCGGTGTCGTGGATCCTCGCCGGCATCGGCATGGACACCACCACGTTGGCGGCGGCGCTGCTCCACGACACGATCGAGGACACCGCCTACGGCCTGGATCAGATGCGCCACGACTTCGGCGAAGAGGTGGCGCTGCTGGTCGACGGGGTCACCAAGCTCGACGCGGTGAAGCTGGGCGACGCGGCCAAGGCCGAGACCATCCGCAAAATGGTGGTGGCGATGGCCAAGGACCCCCGGGTGCTGGTGATCAAACTCGCCGACCGGCTCCACAACATGCGCACGTTGACCTTCCTGCCCCGACCCAAGCAGGAGCAGAAGGCCAAAGAGGTGCTCGAGATCCTCGCCCCGCTGGCCCACCGGCTCGGGCTGAACACGCTTAAGTGGGAGCTGGAAGACCTGGCGTTCGGCACCCTGTTTCCGAAGCGGTTCGAGGAGATCAACCGGCTGATCGCCGAACACCAGCCGCAGCGCGACTCGATGCTGCGGCAGGTCACCAAGAAGATCCAGGTCGACCTCAAGGGCGCCAAGATCAAGGCGGAGGTGACCGGTCGGCCGAAGCACCTGTATTCGATCTACCAGAAGATGATCGTGCAGGGCCGGGACTTCAGCGACATCTACGACCTGGTCGGGGTACGGATCCTGGTCGACACCGTGCGGGACTGTTATGCGGCGCTTGGGGTGATCCACGCGAACTGGCAGCCGGTGCCGGGCCGGTTCAAGGATTACATCGCGATGCCGAAGTTCAACATGTACCAATCCCTCCACACCACGGTCATCGGACCCACCGGGCGCCCGGTGGAGATGCAGATCCGAACCGAGGCGATGCACCGCACCGCCGAGTTCGGCATCGCCGCCCACTGGAAATACAAAGAAGTCAAGCGGGTGGTGGTGGGGCCACCGGCGCACATCGACGACATGACCTGGCTGCGGCAACTGCTCGACTGGCAGCGGGAGGCCGCCGACGCCAGCGAGTTCCTGGACGCGCTGCGCTACGACCTGTCCAGCCAGGAGGTCTTCGTCTTCACCCCGAAGGGCGAGGTCATCCCGTTGCCGGCCGGCTCCACCCCGGTCGACTTCGCCTACGCGGTGCACACCGAGGTCGGGCACCGGTGCATCGGGGCGCGGGTCAACCAGAAGCTGGTGCCGCTGGAGTCGAACCTCTCCAACGGTGACGTGATCGAGATCTTCACCTCCAAGTCGGAGACCGCCGGCCCCAGCCGGGACTGGATGGGCTTCGTCAAGAGCCCGCGCGCCAAGACTAAGATCCGGCAGTACTTCAACAAGGAGCGCCGGGAGGAGGCGATCGAGGCCGGCAAGGCGGCGATCGCCAAGAGCATGCGTAAGCAAGGGCTGCCACTGCAGCGGCTGCTCACCTCCGAGGCGCTGTTGACCATCGCCCGCGAGCGCAGCCTGCAGGACGTCACAGCCCTCTACGCCGCAGTGGGGGAGAACCAGCTCTCTGCTCAGGCGGTGGTGCAGCGGCTGGTCGCCGGGTACGGCGGCGAAGAGGGCGCGGTCGAGGACATCGCGGAGACCCACGTCCCGACCCAGCCGCCGCGGAGCCGCGGCGGGCACGACCCCGGGGTCGAGGTCGCGGGAGTCTCCGACGTCTGGATCAAGCTCGCCCGGTGCTGCACCCCGATGCCCGGTGACATCGTCTTCGGCTTCGTCACCCGCACCGGCGGTGTGAGCGTGCACCGGGACGACTGCACCAACTCGGAGGAGTTGAAACTGCAGGCGGACCGGATCGTCGAGGTGAGCTGGAAGCCTACGAGCGCCTCGATGTTCCTCGCGGCGATCCAGGTGGAGGCGCTCGATCGGCACAAGCTGCTCGCCGACGTGACCCAGGCGCTCTCCGACGAGCGGGTAAACATCCTGTCGGCGACCGTGGCCACCACCCGTGACCGGGTCGCGATCAGCCGCTTCACCTTCGAGATGGCCGACCCGAAGCATCTGGGCCACCTGCTCGCCGGGGTGAAGAAGGTCGACGGCGTCTACGACGCCTACCGCGTCACGTCCTAG
- a CDS encoding VOC family protein: MTGRRFEVAIDANDPGRLRRFWAVALNYREHTTAEGAVDLIDPAQQGPIVWFQQVPERRTTAKNRLHLDIMVPADERAALTEQLVALGGTVAATHQGFTVMADPEGNELCLTDSEPR, from the coding sequence ATGACCGGCCGACGTTTCGAGGTGGCGATAGACGCCAACGACCCCGGGCGACTCCGCCGATTCTGGGCGGTAGCGCTGAACTATCGCGAGCACACCACCGCCGAGGGCGCGGTGGATCTGATAGACCCGGCCCAGCAGGGGCCGATCGTCTGGTTCCAGCAGGTTCCTGAGCGCCGGACGACGGCCAAGAACCGGCTGCACCTGGACATCATGGTCCCCGCCGATGAGCGGGCGGCCCTCACCGAACAGCTCGTGGCCCTCGGCGGCACCGTTGCCGCCACCCATCAGGGCTTCACCGTCATGGCCGACCCCGAGGGTAACGAACTCTGCCTCACCGACAGCGAGCCCCGCTAG
- a CDS encoding peptidylprolyl isomerase, which translates to MTSSRERQQRAAARARLAKEMAERQATAKKRRQFKIAGGAAGAVLLVLIGTIWAVTALGNDDPPASAADPGPTAPAPTGAPPAPGECEWLPEDVNVNPNLEEVGTPEVGDPPAGPATMSITTNHGPIEVEVDAEGAPCTYASFVHLADQEFYDDTNCHRMTTEGIFVLQCGDPSGTGAGGPTYKYAEENLPVEQQPAYPAGTVAMAKTQEPASTGSQFFIVYEDTELPPEYTVLGTVTEGLEIVQDVAADGVEDGTSDGAPATEVTIETLRIE; encoded by the coding sequence GTGACGTCCAGCAGGGAGCGCCAGCAGCGGGCCGCCGCGCGGGCGCGGCTCGCCAAGGAGATGGCCGAGCGGCAAGCCACGGCGAAGAAGCGGCGCCAGTTCAAGATCGCCGGGGGCGCCGCCGGCGCGGTACTGCTGGTGCTCATCGGCACGATCTGGGCGGTCACCGCCCTCGGCAACGACGACCCGCCCGCCTCCGCCGCTGATCCGGGCCCCACCGCGCCGGCGCCGACCGGTGCGCCGCCGGCCCCGGGCGAGTGCGAATGGCTGCCGGAAGACGTCAACGTCAACCCGAACCTGGAAGAGGTCGGTACGCCGGAGGTCGGCGATCCACCGGCCGGACCCGCCACGATGAGCATCACCACCAACCACGGCCCCATCGAGGTCGAGGTGGACGCCGAAGGCGCGCCCTGCACCTACGCGAGCTTCGTGCACCTCGCCGACCAGGAGTTCTACGACGACACCAACTGCCATCGGATGACCACCGAGGGCATCTTCGTGCTGCAGTGCGGCGACCCCAGCGGCACCGGCGCGGGCGGCCCCACCTACAAGTACGCCGAGGAAAACCTCCCGGTCGAGCAGCAGCCCGCCTACCCGGCCGGGACGGTGGCGATGGCTAAGACCCAGGAGCCCGCCAGCACCGGCAGCCAGTTCTTCATCGTCTACGAAGACACCGAACTGCCGCCGGAGTACACGGTGCTCGGCACCGTCACCGAAGGGCTGGAGATCGTCCAGGATGTCGCGGCCGACGGGGTCGAGGACGGCACCAGCGACGGGGCCCCCGCCACCGAGGTGACCATCGAGACGCTGCGAATCGAGTAG
- a CDS encoding peptidylprolyl isomerase, whose product MASSKSRQRKLERDRYERKLVRQAQQQRRKRQIQAGVGAFLALALIGVGSAWLAGVFDRDESEPSAQPDLCTWLPRDADDPNRVDVGTPPDNPPTSGQHVLSIDLAAGDTGGQVEVAVDAADDPCGTASLIHLSEQGFYDETVCHEITDGALRCGDPSATGLGGPSYAFWGENMPLPPVDADPEAAEAEPLYPAGTVAFGDVSGENGSQFLIFFEDFHADAPLFPVIGAVADGQDVVEEIGAAGVAEGTTTPAEEVTVRSLTVRDAGTAPTS is encoded by the coding sequence GTGGCATCGAGCAAGAGCCGGCAGCGCAAGCTGGAGCGCGACCGCTACGAGCGCAAGTTGGTCCGCCAAGCTCAGCAGCAGCGCCGCAAGCGGCAGATCCAGGCCGGCGTCGGCGCCTTCCTGGCACTGGCGCTGATCGGGGTGGGCTCTGCCTGGTTGGCCGGCGTCTTCGACCGCGACGAGAGCGAGCCGTCGGCTCAGCCGGACCTGTGCACCTGGTTGCCGCGCGACGCCGACGACCCGAACCGGGTCGACGTGGGTACACCCCCGGACAATCCGCCCACCTCCGGCCAGCACGTACTCAGCATCGACCTGGCCGCCGGTGACACCGGCGGGCAGGTGGAGGTGGCGGTGGACGCCGCCGACGACCCGTGCGGCACCGCCAGCCTGATCCACCTGTCCGAGCAGGGCTTCTACGACGAGACGGTCTGCCACGAGATCACCGACGGTGCGCTACGTTGCGGTGACCCCAGCGCCACCGGGCTGGGCGGCCCGAGCTACGCCTTCTGGGGTGAGAACATGCCGCTGCCCCCGGTCGACGCCGATCCGGAGGCTGCGGAGGCCGAGCCGCTCTACCCGGCCGGCACCGTCGCCTTCGGCGATGTCTCCGGCGAGAACGGCAGTCAGTTCCTGATCTTCTTCGAAGACTTCCACGCCGACGCCCCACTGTTTCCGGTGATCGGGGCGGTGGCCGACGGCCAGGACGTGGTCGAGGAGATCGGCGCGGCGGGCGTCGCCGAGGGCACCACCACGCCGGCCGAGGAGGTTACGGTGCGGTCGTTGACCGTCCGCGACGCCGGGACCGCGCCGACCAGCTGA
- a CDS encoding MBL fold metallo-hydrolase, translating to MLVAGFPAEAFGTNCYVVAPAAGEQCVVVDPGIGVIDRLEQLLAEHRLQPAAVLLTHGHLDHTFSVAPVCGARGITAYVHPGDRALLADPAKGLSVDLAEMFGGRLPYTEPEDVAELPDGGTVTVAGMEITVDHAPGHTPGSVLFRLAGAPSQWEAQGVCFAGDVLFAGSIGRTDLPGGSMPQMLASLRDKILPLPDELAVLPGHGPATTIGQERTGNPYLLQIREQLAGDATSPSGPGRGW from the coding sequence GTGCTGGTTGCCGGGTTCCCGGCGGAGGCGTTCGGGACCAACTGTTATGTGGTGGCGCCCGCGGCGGGGGAGCAGTGTGTGGTCGTAGACCCGGGCATCGGGGTGATCGACCGGCTTGAGCAGCTGCTCGCCGAGCACCGCCTGCAGCCCGCGGCGGTGCTGTTGACCCACGGGCACCTCGATCACACCTTTTCGGTGGCGCCGGTCTGCGGCGCCCGGGGGATCACCGCATACGTCCACCCCGGCGATCGCGCGCTGCTCGCGGACCCGGCCAAAGGGCTCTCGGTCGACCTCGCCGAGATGTTCGGGGGCCGCCTGCCGTATACGGAACCGGAGGATGTGGCGGAGCTGCCCGACGGGGGCACGGTGACCGTCGCCGGCATGGAGATCACGGTCGACCACGCGCCGGGGCACACTCCTGGGTCGGTGCTGTTCCGGTTGGCGGGGGCGCCGTCGCAGTGGGAGGCGCAGGGGGTCTGCTTCGCCGGGGATGTGCTCTTCGCCGGTTCGATCGGCCGGACCGACCTGCCCGGCGGGAGCATGCCGCAGATGCTCGCCAGCCTCCGAGACAAGATCCTGCCGTTGCCGGATGAGCTGGCCGTGTTGCCGGGGCACGGCCCGGCCACCACCATCGGCCAGGAGCGCACCGGCAACCCGTACCTCCTGCAGATTCGCGAGCAGCTCGCCGGCGACGCGACGAGCCCGAGCGGCCCCGGCCGGGGCTGGTGA
- the hisS gene encoding histidine--tRNA ligase, with translation MTRPTPLSGFPEWLPGQRIIEAQLVDRLRGTFELHGFAPLTTRAVEPMEQLLRKGETSKEVYVLRRLQADAEDATDSGLGLHFDLTVPFARYVVENAGKLQFPFRRYQIQPAWRGERPQEGRYREFLQADIDVVDRDELPLHHDVEVVLAAADALSRLPIPPVRIRTNNRKICEGFYRGLGIADPAAALRAVDKLDKIGREAVAKLLVETAGASDAQADACLALGEINSEDVSFVDRVRELKVDDPLLDEGLAELVAVVEAASEHTPGVVVADLSIARGLDYYTGTVYEIALPGFGMSIGAGGRYDNLASAGADRYPGVGISIGVTRLLGVLFGRDALSVSRPVPTCVLVALPAESSRPAADRIATALRRRGIATEVSPDAAKFGKQIRYAQRRGVPYVWFPGEGGDEVKDIRSGEQVAADAATWTPPAADLAPAITTQA, from the coding sequence ATGACTCGACCGACTCCGCTCTCCGGCTTTCCCGAGTGGCTCCCCGGCCAGCGCATCATCGAAGCGCAGTTGGTGGACCGGCTGCGGGGCACCTTCGAGCTGCACGGCTTCGCGCCACTGACCACCCGCGCGGTGGAGCCGATGGAGCAGCTGCTACGCAAGGGCGAGACCTCCAAAGAGGTGTATGTGCTGCGGCGGTTGCAGGCCGACGCCGAGGACGCCACCGACTCGGGTCTCGGCCTGCACTTCGACCTGACCGTCCCATTCGCCCGCTATGTGGTTGAAAACGCGGGCAAGCTGCAGTTCCCGTTCCGGCGTTACCAGATCCAGCCGGCCTGGCGGGGAGAGCGCCCGCAAGAGGGGCGCTACCGGGAGTTCCTGCAGGCCGACATCGACGTGGTCGACCGGGATGAGCTGCCGCTGCACCACGATGTCGAGGTGGTGCTGGCCGCCGCCGACGCGCTCTCCCGGTTGCCGATCCCGCCGGTGCGGATCCGCACCAACAACCGCAAGATCTGTGAGGGCTTCTACCGCGGGTTGGGGATCGCCGATCCCGCGGCGGCGCTGCGGGCGGTCGACAAGCTTGACAAGATCGGCCGGGAGGCGGTGGCGAAGCTGCTGGTCGAGACCGCCGGCGCCAGCGACGCGCAGGCCGACGCGTGTCTCGCCCTCGGCGAGATCAACAGCGAGGACGTCAGCTTCGTCGATCGGGTGCGGGAGCTCAAGGTCGACGACCCGCTGCTGGACGAAGGGCTGGCCGAGTTGGTCGCGGTGGTGGAAGCCGCCAGTGAGCACACCCCGGGGGTGGTGGTCGCCGACCTGAGTATCGCCCGTGGCCTCGACTACTACACCGGGACGGTCTACGAGATCGCGCTGCCTGGCTTCGGCATGTCGATCGGGGCCGGTGGCCGATACGACAACCTCGCCAGCGCCGGTGCCGACCGCTACCCTGGCGTCGGCATCTCCATCGGCGTGACCCGGTTGCTGGGCGTGCTCTTCGGCCGGGACGCGTTGAGCGTCTCCCGACCCGTCCCGACCTGTGTGCTGGTGGCGTTGCCGGCCGAGTCCTCCCGGCCCGCGGCGGACCGGATCGCCACCGCGCTGCGGCGCCGCGGCATCGCCACCGAGGTCTCGCCGGACGCCGCCAAGTTCGGCAAGCAGATCCGGTACGCGCAGCGCCGCGGGGTGCCCTACGTGTGGTTCCCGGGGGAGGGCGGTGACGAGGTGAAGGACATCCGCTCTGGCGAGCAGGTGGCGGCGGACGCGGCGACCTGGACCCCGCCAGCGGCCGATCTGGCACCGGCGATCACCACGCAGGCGTGA
- a CDS encoding serine/threonine-protein kinase, with product MTGGGPDRRVAGGRPEPASAFTSGARLRERYLLLEPLGVGGMSQVWHAADELLGRSVAIKVLATPLAADPDLRAATWREARAVAQLSHPHLTQVHDYGEAPLPGGGTAGYLVMELVAGQTLADRLTGGALPPPAAARVASQVAAALAAAHRGGVVHRDVKPSNVMLTETGVKVLDFGIAAMAGSVAVDGDQLVGTPTYAAPERLDPGAPALPASDVYSLGVLFYETLTGSPPASFRSWQELARSDRVIPPTGPDVPERLAVACRDLLAADPAMRPPASEVAVRLSEAGAGAQPEPTVVQPAQVPRQFAPGAAVPSAPATALDGTAVAPARPSRRLLYAGAAVAAVLLALVVVLLVAAWRPGEQPITSAEPSAAVPTEGDAGSVADHEPPAAEPSPAEIIAEFDRALLAAFEDGNVTRDGFDDLRDELDDLRDALDEEDPEDRAEELRDEARDLLEEIDDLREDGEVAPTIADQLASLLAPLLNDG from the coding sequence GTGACCGGCGGCGGCCCGGATCGGCGGGTGGCCGGCGGCCGGCCGGAGCCGGCGAGCGCATTCACTTCCGGGGCCCGGCTTCGGGAGCGGTACCTCCTGCTGGAACCGCTGGGCGTAGGCGGGATGTCGCAAGTGTGGCACGCCGCCGATGAGTTGCTCGGGCGTTCGGTGGCGATCAAGGTGTTGGCAACCCCGCTGGCGGCCGATCCGGATCTTCGGGCGGCCACCTGGCGGGAGGCGCGGGCCGTCGCCCAACTCTCCCATCCGCACCTGACACAGGTGCACGACTACGGCGAGGCGCCGTTGCCCGGCGGCGGCACCGCCGGCTACCTGGTGATGGAGCTGGTGGCGGGCCAGACGCTCGCCGACCGGCTGACCGGGGGTGCGTTGCCGCCACCCGCCGCGGCGCGGGTGGCCAGCCAGGTCGCGGCGGCGCTTGCCGCCGCACACCGAGGTGGCGTGGTGCATCGGGATGTCAAACCGAGCAACGTGATGCTCACCGAGACCGGGGTCAAAGTGCTCGACTTCGGGATCGCGGCGATGGCCGGCTCGGTCGCCGTTGACGGCGACCAGCTGGTCGGCACCCCCACCTACGCCGCGCCCGAACGGCTGGATCCGGGCGCGCCAGCGTTGCCGGCGAGCGATGTGTACTCGCTGGGTGTGCTGTTCTACGAGACACTCACCGGCAGTCCCCCGGCGAGCTTCCGCTCCTGGCAGGAGCTGGCGCGGTCGGACCGCGTGATCCCGCCGACCGGCCCCGACGTGCCGGAGCGGCTCGCGGTCGCCTGTCGGGACCTGCTGGCGGCCGATCCGGCGATGCGGCCGCCAGCCTCAGAGGTGGCCGTCCGGCTGTCGGAGGCCGGAGCGGGGGCACAGCCGGAGCCGACGGTGGTCCAACCGGCCCAAGTGCCCCGCCAGTTCGCTCCCGGGGCCGCCGTGCCGTCGGCGCCGGCGACGGCCCTCGACGGCACCGCCGTAGCGCCGGCCCGACCCAGCCGGCGGCTGCTCTACGCCGGCGCGGCGGTGGCGGCCGTGTTGCTGGCGTTGGTGGTGGTGCTGCTGGTCGCTGCGTGGCGGCCCGGCGAGCAACCGATAACCTCGGCCGAGCCATCCGCGGCCGTCCCGACTGAGGGCGACGCCGGATCGGTCGCCGACCACGAACCCCCTGCAGCCGAGCCCTCCCCAGCCGAGATCATCGCGGAGTTCGACCGGGCCCTCCTCGCGGCGTTCGAGGACGGCAATGTCACTCGGGACGGCTTCGACGATCTCCGCGACGAGCTGGACGACCTGCGGGACGCGCTGGACGAGGAAGATCCCGAGGACCGTGCCGAGGAATTGCGCGACGAGGCCCGGGATCTGCTGGAGGAGATCGACGACCTGCGCGAGGACGGTGAGGTCGCCCCGACTATCGCCGACCAGCTCGCCAGTCTGCTCGCACCGCTGTTGAACGATGGCTGA
- the aspS gene encoding aspartate--tRNA ligase translates to MIRTHAAGDLRAEHVGAAVTLAGWVARRRDHGGVAFIDLRDASGVVQAVFRDSATAHALRSEYCIRAVGQVRRRPDGNENPELPTGEVEVVVDELEILSESAALPLPIDDQLTAGEEVRLRYRYLDLRRAGPARALRVRSQANQIARRVLDAHEFVEVETPTLTRSTPEGARDFLVPVRLQPGTWYALPQSPQLFKQLLMVAGMERYYQIARCYRDEDFRADRQPEFTQLDIEMSFVTQDDIVGLAEEIVGNLWRELADHEISTPIPRLTWHEAMDRFGTDRPDLRYGLELIDLTDYLRGTEFRVFAGAIDAGGYVGAVVMPGGAGQTRKELDAWQDWAKARGARGLAYVVLDPETGEARGPVAKNLSAGHLAGLADAVAAKPGDAVFFAAGVSRREAQELLGAARIEIAARVGAVDESAWAFCWVVDAPMFEPAEGGWSPVHHPFTSPTDDWKERFEQDPERALAYAYDIVCNGNEIGGGSIRIHQADVQQRVFELLGIDREQAADKFGFLLEAFQYGPPPHGGIAFGWDRVCALLSGVDSIRDVIAFPKTRGGLDPLTGAPTPITPAQRAEAGVDAKPRPTPEA, encoded by the coding sequence ATGATCCGTACTCACGCCGCCGGCGACCTGCGCGCTGAGCACGTCGGGGCAGCGGTGACCCTGGCCGGCTGGGTTGCCCGCCGCCGCGACCATGGCGGGGTCGCCTTCATCGACCTGCGCGACGCCTCCGGCGTGGTGCAGGCTGTGTTCCGGGATTCCGCGACCGCGCACGCGCTGCGCAGCGAGTACTGCATCCGCGCGGTCGGGCAGGTGCGCCGCCGTCCCGACGGCAACGAGAACCCGGAGCTGCCCACCGGTGAGGTGGAGGTGGTCGTCGACGAGCTGGAGATCCTCTCCGAGAGCGCGGCCCTGCCGCTGCCGATCGACGACCAGCTCACCGCCGGGGAGGAGGTCCGGCTCCGCTACCGTTACCTGGACCTGCGGCGCGCCGGCCCGGCCCGGGCGCTGCGGGTGCGTTCTCAGGCCAACCAGATCGCCCGACGGGTGCTCGACGCCCACGAATTCGTCGAGGTCGAGACGCCGACCTTGACCCGCTCGACCCCGGAGGGCGCCCGCGACTTCCTGGTGCCGGTCCGCCTCCAGCCCGGCACCTGGTATGCGCTGCCGCAGTCACCGCAGCTGTTCAAGCAGCTGCTGATGGTCGCCGGGATGGAGCGGTATTACCAGATCGCCCGCTGTTACCGTGACGAGGACTTCCGGGCTGACCGGCAGCCCGAGTTCACCCAACTCGACATTGAAATGTCGTTCGTGACCCAGGACGATATCGTCGGGCTCGCCGAGGAGATCGTCGGCAACCTCTGGCGGGAGCTGGCCGACCACGAGATAAGCACCCCGATTCCCCGGCTGACCTGGCACGAGGCGATGGACCGGTTCGGTACCGACCGGCCCGACCTGCGGTACGGGTTGGAGCTGATCGACCTGACCGACTACCTACGGGGTACCGAATTCCGGGTGTTCGCGGGGGCGATCGACGCGGGAGGCTACGTCGGGGCGGTGGTGATGCCCGGCGGGGCCGGCCAGACCCGCAAGGAGCTCGACGCCTGGCAGGACTGGGCGAAGGCGCGCGGGGCCCGCGGCCTGGCGTATGTGGTCCTGGACCCGGAGACGGGGGAGGCGCGGGGTCCGGTGGCGAAGAACCTCTCCGCCGGCCACCTCGCCGGGCTCGCCGATGCGGTGGCGGCCAAGCCGGGGGACGCGGTCTTCTTCGCCGCCGGGGTGAGCCGGCGGGAAGCGCAGGAGCTGCTGGGCGCGGCCCGAATCGAGATCGCGGCACGGGTCGGGGCGGTGGACGAGTCCGCGTGGGCGTTCTGCTGGGTGGTGGACGCGCCGATGTTCGAACCGGCCGAGGGCGGTTGGTCGCCGGTGCACCACCCGTTTACGTCTCCTACCGACGACTGGAAGGAACGGTTCGAACAGGACCCGGAGCGGGCGTTGGCCTACGCGTACGACATCGTCTGCAACGGCAACGAGATCGGCGGTGGTTCGATCCGTATCCACCAGGCGGATGTGCAGCAGCGGGTCTTCGAGCTGTTGGGGATCGACCGGGAGCAGGCGGCAGATAAGTTCGGCTTCCTGCTGGAGGCGTTCCAGTACGGCCCGCCCCCACACGGTGGGATCGCCTTCGGCTGGGACCGGGTCTGCGCATTGCTGTCCGGAGTCGACTCCATTCGGGATGTGATCGCATTCCCGAAGACTCGAGGTGGTCTCGACCCGCTCACCGGCGCTCCGACTCCGATTACGCCGGCTCAGCGGGCAGAGGCCGGAGTGGACGCGAAACCACGCCCCACCCCGGAGGCGTAA